One window of Esox lucius isolate fEsoLuc1 chromosome 25, fEsoLuc1.pri, whole genome shotgun sequence genomic DNA carries:
- the sclt1 gene encoding sodium channel and clathrin linker 1 isoform X1: protein MVHSKMSTDIDFLRDQVQRLNSALSHYQDGHRSHTSSTVQGEEARQTEAAAPWLSDRGVMAPLVAEYDRHMDEMTGQLQRYQVQMTDVKLKLDRVVKENERLHAELRESVERQLQALPVGPGADEDALGDDGVVKNLQEQIQLSVQERDKAMELWQESAQELDRLQQLYQRTTSDGQLYVAERQRLKDQLIQFQQHIRNLQMANQKLESTNQQFLKTLTEQGSEMEELRNQLRQAKADLRIATAKVEEMTRLLQNVHGQIQRREDDAAEAQGREEASDRRLQHLQSALGQLEARLKAASQEAEGVRREQAVWERQVGELQSRCASLEEERYEAFSKIRDSTQLAEEASLQKDQALLREKQKTEEVEKMKEAIRQLIQDAAVRTRKEVENVRKQCNAQIHRMAEELSALQLECADKESQIERSLRERKAVEEELEKVYQEGRGEPEYRKIEALHQRCLNAERLKDDMNITLQSTQNQLKKMEMDYTEELSRCQEEVLRLQGSLSAAREDCSGVSEERLQLQQENLQLRREMEELRKASLLAQRQAKQQVSQMEQEYSLKEQGLDARVRELEENSRSSSADLTRLLSAQQKTTQRWKEEAKSLTHAFETKLASLKGELNRQKQRCQELEIQLQGDHETIVEYERQMAEYQEKNSRLQRRLTQAEQRATSASQQLNIMTSQRRKTASTADLESL from the exons ATGG TCCATTCTAAGATGTCCACAGATATTGATTTTTTACGTGATCAAG TTCAAAGGCTGAACTCCGCCTTGAGTCATTATCAAGATGGACACCGCTCTCACACATCATCCACAGTACAG GGCGAGGAGGCGAGGCAGACAGAGGCCGCTGCGCCATGGCTTTCTGACCGCGG TGTCATGGCTCCTCTCGTAGCGGAGTATGACCGACACATGGATGAGATGACTGGACAGCTGCAGCGCTACCAG GTGCAGATGACTGATGTGAAACTGAAGCTGGACAGGGTCGTGAAGGAGAACGAACG GCTGCACGCGGAGCTCAGGGAGTCGGTGGAGAGGCAGCTACAGGCCCTTCCAGTGGGACCGGGGGCAGATGAGGACGCGCTGGGGGATGACGGGGTTGTCAAGAACCTGCAGGAACAGATCCAGCTCTCTGTACAG gagCGGGACAAAGCCATGGAGCTGTGGCAGGAGTCAGCCCAGGAGCTTGACCGGCTACAGCAGCTCTACCAGAGGACCACCTCTGACGGACAGCTCTATGTTGCTGAGCGACAGCGCCTTAAG GATCAACTAATACAATTCCAGCAGCACATCCGGAACCTCCAGATGGCCAATCAGAAACTGGAATCA ACCAACCAGCAGTTCCTGAAGACGCTGACGGAACAGGGCAGCGAGATGGAGGAGCTACGCAACCAGCTCAG GCAAGCCAAAGCGGACCTGAGGATAGCCACAGCCAAAGTGGAGGAGATGACCCGCCTGCTGCAGAACGTTCATGGGCAGATCCAGAGGAGG gaggacGACGCGGCAGAGGctcaggggagagaggaggcctCAGATCGACGTCTCCAGCATCTCCAGTCAGCCCTGGGCCAACTAGAAGCCAG GTTGAAGGCCGCCAGTCAGGAGGCGGAGGGCGTCCGCAGGGAGCAGGCTGTGTGGGAGAGACAG GTGGGGGAACTGCAGAGCCGCTGCGCCTCCCTGGAGGAGGAGCGATACGAGGCCTTCTCCAAGATCCGAGACTCCACCCAGCTGGCGGAGGAGGCCTCGCTTCAGAAGGACCAG GCCCTACTGAGAGAGAAGCAGAAGACTGAGGAAGTGGAGAAGATGAAGGAGGCCATCAGACAGCTGATCCAGGACGCAGCCGTACGCACCAGAAAAGAG gtagAGAATGTGCGTAAACAGTGTAACGCACAGATCCATCGAATGGCTGAGGAGTTGTCTGCCCTACAGCTGGAGTGTGCAGATAAAGAGTCCCAGATCGAGAGGTCGCTGAGGGAACGTAAAGCTGTGGAGGAGGAACTAGAAAAG GTGTATCAGGAGGGTCGAGGGGAGCCAGAGTACAGGAAGATTGAGGCGCTTCACCAGAGGTGTCTGAATGCTGAGAGGCTGAAGGACGACATGAACATCACCCTGCAGAGCACACAGAACCAGCTGAAGAAAATGGAGATGGA CTACACTGAGGAGTTATCCCGGTGCCAGGAGGAGGTGCTGAGGCTGCAGGGGTCTCTGTCTGCGGCCAGGGAGGACTGCAGCGGAGTCAGCGAGGAGCGTCTCCAGCTTCAGCAGGAGAACTTGCAGCTCCGCCGGGAGATGGAGGAGCTACGCAAGGCCTCGCTGCTCGCCCAGAGACAGGCCAAACAGCAG GTCTCTCAGATGGAGCAGGAGTATTCCCTGAAGGAGCAGGGCCTGGACGCCCGGGTCAGAGAACTCGAGGAGAACAGCAGGAGCTCCAGTGCTGACCTCACCCGTCTCCTCTCTGCCCAGCAAAAGACCACCCAGCGCTGGAAGGAGGAGGCCAAGAGCTTGACCCACGCCTTTGAGACAAAACTCGCTAGTCTGAA GGGAGAGCTGAATCGCCAGAAGCAGCGTTGTCAAGAGCTGGAGATTCAGCTACAGGGAGACCATGAGACCATAGTAGAG TATGAGCGTCAGATGGCAGAGTACCAGGAGAAGAACAGTCGTCTACAGAGGCGTCTGACACAGGCAGAACAGAGGGCAACTTCAGCTTCACAACAG CTAAATATAATGACTTCACAGAGAAGGAAAACGGCATCCACTGCAGACCTGGAGTCTCTTTAG
- the sclt1 gene encoding sodium channel and clathrin linker 1 isoform X2, with product MDTALTHHPQYSVMAPLVAEYDRHMDEMTGQLQRYQVQMTDVKLKLDRVVKENERLHAELRESVERQLQALPVGPGADEDALGDDGVVKNLQEQIQLSVQERDKAMELWQESAQELDRLQQLYQRTTSDGQLYVAERQRLKDQLIQFQQHIRNLQMANQKLESTNQQFLKTLTEQGSEMEELRNQLRQAKADLRIATAKVEEMTRLLQNVHGQIQRREDDAAEAQGREEASDRRLQHLQSALGQLEARLKAASQEAEGVRREQAVWERQVGELQSRCASLEEERYEAFSKIRDSTQLAEEASLQKDQALLREKQKTEEVEKMKEAIRQLIQDAAVRTRKEVENVRKQCNAQIHRMAEELSALQLECADKESQIERSLRERKAVEEELEKVYQEGRGEPEYRKIEALHQRCLNAERLKDDMNITLQSTQNQLKKMEMDYTEELSRCQEEVLRLQGSLSAAREDCSGVSEERLQLQQENLQLRREMEELRKASLLAQRQAKQQVSQMEQEYSLKEQGLDARVRELEENSRSSSADLTRLLSAQQKTTQRWKEEAKSLTHAFETKLASLKGELNRQKQRCQELEIQLQGDHETIVEYERQMAEYQEKNSRLQRRLTQAEQRATSASQQLNIMTSQRRKTASTADLESL from the exons ATGGACACCGCTCTCACACATCATCCACAGTACAG TGTCATGGCTCCTCTCGTAGCGGAGTATGACCGACACATGGATGAGATGACTGGACAGCTGCAGCGCTACCAG GTGCAGATGACTGATGTGAAACTGAAGCTGGACAGGGTCGTGAAGGAGAACGAACG GCTGCACGCGGAGCTCAGGGAGTCGGTGGAGAGGCAGCTACAGGCCCTTCCAGTGGGACCGGGGGCAGATGAGGACGCGCTGGGGGATGACGGGGTTGTCAAGAACCTGCAGGAACAGATCCAGCTCTCTGTACAG gagCGGGACAAAGCCATGGAGCTGTGGCAGGAGTCAGCCCAGGAGCTTGACCGGCTACAGCAGCTCTACCAGAGGACCACCTCTGACGGACAGCTCTATGTTGCTGAGCGACAGCGCCTTAAG GATCAACTAATACAATTCCAGCAGCACATCCGGAACCTCCAGATGGCCAATCAGAAACTGGAATCA ACCAACCAGCAGTTCCTGAAGACGCTGACGGAACAGGGCAGCGAGATGGAGGAGCTACGCAACCAGCTCAG GCAAGCCAAAGCGGACCTGAGGATAGCCACAGCCAAAGTGGAGGAGATGACCCGCCTGCTGCAGAACGTTCATGGGCAGATCCAGAGGAGG gaggacGACGCGGCAGAGGctcaggggagagaggaggcctCAGATCGACGTCTCCAGCATCTCCAGTCAGCCCTGGGCCAACTAGAAGCCAG GTTGAAGGCCGCCAGTCAGGAGGCGGAGGGCGTCCGCAGGGAGCAGGCTGTGTGGGAGAGACAG GTGGGGGAACTGCAGAGCCGCTGCGCCTCCCTGGAGGAGGAGCGATACGAGGCCTTCTCCAAGATCCGAGACTCCACCCAGCTGGCGGAGGAGGCCTCGCTTCAGAAGGACCAG GCCCTACTGAGAGAGAAGCAGAAGACTGAGGAAGTGGAGAAGATGAAGGAGGCCATCAGACAGCTGATCCAGGACGCAGCCGTACGCACCAGAAAAGAG gtagAGAATGTGCGTAAACAGTGTAACGCACAGATCCATCGAATGGCTGAGGAGTTGTCTGCCCTACAGCTGGAGTGTGCAGATAAAGAGTCCCAGATCGAGAGGTCGCTGAGGGAACGTAAAGCTGTGGAGGAGGAACTAGAAAAG GTGTATCAGGAGGGTCGAGGGGAGCCAGAGTACAGGAAGATTGAGGCGCTTCACCAGAGGTGTCTGAATGCTGAGAGGCTGAAGGACGACATGAACATCACCCTGCAGAGCACACAGAACCAGCTGAAGAAAATGGAGATGGA CTACACTGAGGAGTTATCCCGGTGCCAGGAGGAGGTGCTGAGGCTGCAGGGGTCTCTGTCTGCGGCCAGGGAGGACTGCAGCGGAGTCAGCGAGGAGCGTCTCCAGCTTCAGCAGGAGAACTTGCAGCTCCGCCGGGAGATGGAGGAGCTACGCAAGGCCTCGCTGCTCGCCCAGAGACAGGCCAAACAGCAG GTCTCTCAGATGGAGCAGGAGTATTCCCTGAAGGAGCAGGGCCTGGACGCCCGGGTCAGAGAACTCGAGGAGAACAGCAGGAGCTCCAGTGCTGACCTCACCCGTCTCCTCTCTGCCCAGCAAAAGACCACCCAGCGCTGGAAGGAGGAGGCCAAGAGCTTGACCCACGCCTTTGAGACAAAACTCGCTAGTCTGAA GGGAGAGCTGAATCGCCAGAAGCAGCGTTGTCAAGAGCTGGAGATTCAGCTACAGGGAGACCATGAGACCATAGTAGAG TATGAGCGTCAGATGGCAGAGTACCAGGAGAAGAACAGTCGTCTACAGAGGCGTCTGACACAGGCAGAACAGAGGGCAACTTCAGCTTCACAACAG CTAAATATAATGACTTCACAGAGAAGGAAAACGGCATCCACTGCAGACCTGGAGTCTCTTTAG
- the c25h4orf33 gene encoding UPF0462 protein C4orf33 homolog has product MEFVIATTWDSLPVNHDPVKMTFSPGEGGMKVQVSAPLFNEPPSPPGPPGPFPGLWDYEVVESFFLDSTTEKYLELELCPHGQHLVLLLSGRGHAFMQQLPLWFAASMTENRWTGEALVPWRYFPPNVNKMNSYAIHGSGEGRTYESLYPVPQADLVEGQKPNFHLLEYFQDFRLQSIMGEGWVQPESDLWKAKC; this is encoded by the exons atggagttTGTGATCGCAACAACGTGGGACAGCTTGCCTGTGAATCACGACCCCGTGAAGATGACCTTCTCCCCCGGCGAAGGAGGGATGAAGGTCCAGGTGTCGGCTCCCCTGTTTAACGAACCCCCTAGTCCCCCGGGACCTCCTGGGCCCTTCCCGGGCCTCTGGGACTATGAAG TGGTTGAGTCCTTCTTTCTGGACAGCACCACCGAGAAATATTTAGAGTTGGAGCTTTGTCC GCACGGACAACATTTGGTGTTGCTGCTTTCTGGAAGAGGTCATGCATTTATG CAACAACTGCCCCTGTGGTTCGCGGCGTCCATGACAGAAAACCGCTGGACGGGGGAAGCTCTCGTCCCTTGGCGTTACTTCCCCCCTAACGTCAACAAGATGAACTCCTACGCCATCCACGGGTCAGGAGAAGGCCGAACCTACGAGTCCCTGTACCccgtccctcaggcggacctgGTGGAGGGACAGAAGCCCAACTT CCATCTCTTGGAGTACTTCCAAGACTTCCGCCTGCAAAGCATCATGGGGGAGGGCTGGGTCCAGCCCGAATCGGATCTTTGGAAAGCGAAGTGCTGA